One Serinicoccus chungangensis genomic window carries:
- the murD gene encoding UDP-N-acetylmuramoyl-L-alanine--D-glutamate ligase — MSTDLDELTHRDADWSGLRALVTGLGVTGFAAADALLQHGARVTVLDLGNDSEKQDTQAGILGILGADVRRGPEHVAAWPQEDPAEQGAPLEVDVVVTSPGWPPHHPVLAAALERGIPVWSEIELAWRLRPRVGAAPWLVVTGTNGKTSTVQLLTSMLQAAGLRAIATGNVGTPVLDAVQHPDPYDLVAVELSSFQLHFTHSMSPLASCVLNLAPDHVDWHGSLEAYAADKARVYERTQVACVYNVQDPRTEAMVEQAEVVDGCRAVGFTLGTPGLSMLGLVDDVLADRAFVEERRTSAAELGTLADLARASGGDGSSAPPPHLVANALAASALARAAGITPAAVREGMRRFRSDAHRMSVVAEQEGVVWVDDSKATNPHAALAALRSYPHIVWVAGGQLKGAEVEELVVEVAPRLRAVVLLGADRDLVAQALARHAPEVPVHDAGVTDHGDMAALDRVMDDVVARCADLARPGDVVLLSPAAASLDMFPSYGSRGDTFASAVRRHLGGPTS; from the coding sequence GTGAGCACCGACCTCGACGAGCTCACCCACCGGGACGCGGACTGGAGCGGGCTGCGCGCCCTCGTGACCGGGCTCGGCGTCACCGGCTTCGCGGCGGCCGACGCGCTGCTGCAGCACGGGGCCCGGGTGACCGTGCTGGACCTCGGCAACGACAGCGAGAAGCAGGACACGCAGGCCGGCATCCTCGGCATCCTCGGCGCCGACGTCCGCCGCGGCCCGGAGCACGTGGCGGCCTGGCCGCAGGAGGACCCAGCCGAGCAGGGTGCACCTCTCGAGGTCGACGTGGTGGTGACCTCACCGGGCTGGCCGCCCCACCACCCGGTCCTGGCGGCGGCGCTGGAGCGCGGCATACCCGTCTGGAGCGAGATCGAGCTGGCGTGGCGCCTGCGCCCGCGGGTGGGTGCCGCTCCCTGGCTCGTGGTGACCGGCACCAACGGCAAGACGTCCACCGTCCAGCTGCTGACGTCCATGCTGCAGGCGGCCGGCCTGCGCGCCATCGCCACCGGCAACGTCGGCACCCCGGTCCTCGACGCCGTCCAGCACCCCGACCCCTACGACCTGGTGGCCGTCGAGCTGTCCAGCTTCCAGCTCCACTTCACCCACAGCATGAGCCCGCTCGCCTCCTGCGTGCTCAACCTCGCACCCGACCACGTCGACTGGCACGGGTCGCTGGAGGCGTATGCCGCAGACAAGGCCCGGGTCTACGAGCGCACCCAGGTGGCCTGCGTCTACAACGTCCAGGACCCCCGGACCGAGGCGATGGTGGAGCAGGCGGAGGTCGTGGACGGCTGCCGGGCCGTCGGCTTCACCCTCGGCACGCCGGGCCTGTCGATGCTCGGGCTCGTCGACGACGTCCTGGCCGACCGGGCCTTCGTCGAGGAGCGGCGCACCTCGGCCGCCGAGCTCGGCACCCTCGCCGACCTCGCGCGGGCCTCGGGTGGCGACGGCTCGTCGGCGCCCCCGCCGCACCTCGTCGCGAACGCCCTGGCGGCGTCCGCCCTGGCGCGCGCCGCCGGCATCACCCCGGCCGCGGTCCGCGAGGGGATGCGCAGGTTCCGCTCGGACGCCCACCGGATGAGCGTCGTGGCCGAGCAGGAGGGGGTGGTCTGGGTCGACGACTCCAAGGCCACCAACCCGCACGCCGCCCTCGCCGCGCTGCGCTCCTACCCCCACATCGTCTGGGTGGCCGGCGGCCAGCTCAAGGGCGCCGAGGTGGAGGAGCTGGTCGTGGAGGTCGCCCCGCGGCTGCGGGCCGTCGTGCTCCTCGGGGCCGACCGGGACCTCGTCGCGCAGGCGCTGGCCCGACACGCGCCCGAGGTCCCGGTCCACGACGCCGGCGTGACCGACCATGGGGACATGGCTGCGCTGGACCGGGTGATGGACGACGTCGTGGCCCGGTGCGCCGACCTCGCGCGCCCGGGCGACGTGGTCCTGCTCTCGCCCGCCGCAGCCTCGCTCGACATGTTCCCCAGCTACGGCAGCCGCGGCGACACCTTCGCCTCCGCCGTGCGCCGTCACCTCGGGGGGCCGACCTCGTGA
- the murC gene encoding UDP-N-acetylmuramate--L-alanine ligase codes for MSVARFDFTEPVPRAEELGPVHVIAIGGAGVSGVARLFLSRGVAVSGSDQRDSPTLRSLEQAGARVHVGHDPSHLGDARTVIVSGAVREDNPELAAARAAGLRVLHRAQGIAAFLHGRPAVAVAGANGKTTTSALTTAALQAAGADPGYVLGAPLASTGVSAAPGVPDGPVVIEADESDGSFLTYRPQVAVVTNVQPDHLDHYGDAAAVEAAYQDFVGTIPDGGLLITTLDDPGAARLAAHARASGVRVVTWGAQDADVVVSDVRSEGTSAYGTVVVGPGVPLLEEGTTVRLHLPAPGEHTVHNAVAALLAATVGLGLPLGAAVDGLERFAGVHRRFERVGVVKGVEVVDDYAHNAPKVAALVRAARSAAAGRRLVVAFQPHLFSRTRDFAPGFVEGLAGADVVVLLPVYAARERQEDHPTVTSGLLASGLRAHGAAPRVLEVDSLGAAAPVLAEVVSDGVETLVVTVGAGDVTGVGAELLDLLDGRSPEGDATTRTVLGGAS; via the coding sequence GTGAGCGTGGCGCGCTTCGACTTCACCGAGCCCGTCCCGAGGGCCGAGGAGCTCGGGCCGGTGCACGTCATCGCCATCGGTGGCGCGGGCGTCTCCGGGGTGGCCCGGCTCTTCCTCTCCCGCGGGGTCGCGGTGTCCGGGTCGGACCAGCGCGACAGCCCGACGCTGCGCTCGCTCGAGCAGGCAGGGGCCCGGGTCCACGTCGGGCACGACCCGTCCCACCTGGGTGACGCCCGCACCGTCATCGTCTCGGGGGCGGTCCGCGAGGACAACCCCGAGCTTGCCGCCGCCCGCGCGGCCGGCCTCAGGGTCCTGCACCGCGCCCAGGGCATCGCCGCCTTCCTGCACGGCCGGCCCGCGGTGGCGGTCGCCGGGGCCAACGGCAAGACCACCACGAGTGCCCTGACGACAGCCGCCCTGCAGGCGGCGGGCGCGGACCCGGGCTACGTCCTCGGCGCCCCCCTGGCCAGCACCGGCGTGAGCGCGGCCCCCGGGGTGCCCGACGGTCCGGTGGTCATCGAGGCGGACGAGAGCGACGGCAGCTTCCTCACCTACCGGCCCCAGGTCGCGGTAGTGACCAACGTCCAGCCCGACCACCTCGACCACTACGGCGACGCGGCCGCGGTCGAGGCGGCATACCAGGACTTCGTCGGGACGATCCCCGACGGCGGTCTGCTCATCACCACGCTCGACGACCCGGGCGCCGCGCGGCTGGCCGCGCACGCCCGTGCGTCCGGCGTGCGGGTCGTGACGTGGGGCGCGCAGGACGCCGACGTGGTCGTGTCCGACGTGCGCTCGGAGGGCACGAGCGCCTACGGCACCGTCGTCGTCGGTCCGGGCGTCCCCCTGCTCGAGGAGGGGACGACGGTGCGGCTGCACCTCCCCGCGCCGGGAGAGCACACGGTGCACAACGCGGTCGCGGCGCTGCTGGCGGCGACGGTCGGCCTGGGTCTGCCCCTGGGGGCGGCCGTGGACGGGCTGGAGCGGTTCGCGGGGGTGCACCGACGCTTCGAGCGGGTCGGGGTGGTCAAGGGGGTCGAGGTCGTCGACGACTACGCGCACAACGCCCCGAAGGTCGCGGCGCTGGTGCGGGCCGCCCGCAGCGCGGCCGCGGGGAGGCGGCTCGTCGTCGCCTTCCAGCCGCACCTGTTCTCCCGGACACGGGACTTCGCGCCCGGCTTCGTCGAGGGCCTCGCCGGGGCGGACGTCGTGGTCCTGCTGCCGGTGTATGCCGCCCGCGAGCGTCAGGAGGACCACCCGACGGTGACCTCCGGGCTGCTCGCGAGCGGTCTGCGCGCGCACGGGGCGGCTCCGCGTGTCCTCGAGGTGGACTCGCTCGGGGCGGCGGCGCCCGTGCTCGCCGAGGTGGTCTCCGACGGGGTCGAGACGTTGGTGGTCACCGTGGGGGCGGGCGACGTCACCGGGGTCGGCGCCGAGCTGCTGGACCTGCTGGACGGCCGGTCGCCGGAGGGTGACGCGACGACGCGGACGGTCCTGGGGGGAGCGTCGTGA
- a CDS encoding cell division protein FtsQ/DivIB, whose amino-acid sequence MRARRVLPGGRTLLLWSGGVLAAAAAMVFLFYFSIAFVVEDVQVEGGREDVAASALEKAQIPHGRPLARVSEGRVSERVLADPRIASVEVERDWPSSITLVVTERDPALALRGAGTTWLADASGVLYEQVDKPSKKLPLITLRTDPTELDRQTVTGLAELWRTRPDPDTLEGELSPPSVAQDGSVEMDLGQLTLLWGAPTDNEKKWHVVTALVGQETIDPEGALAMTIDVRVPGTPVVTGLPEATGR is encoded by the coding sequence GTGCGGGCCCGCCGCGTCCTCCCTGGTGGTCGGACCCTGCTGCTGTGGAGCGGTGGCGTCCTGGCCGCCGCCGCGGCGATGGTCTTCCTCTTCTACTTCTCCATCGCCTTCGTCGTCGAGGACGTGCAGGTGGAGGGCGGCCGCGAGGACGTGGCCGCCAGCGCCCTGGAGAAGGCTCAGATCCCGCACGGCCGCCCCCTCGCGAGGGTGTCCGAGGGGCGGGTCAGCGAGCGTGTGCTCGCCGACCCCAGGATCGCCTCGGTGGAGGTCGAGCGGGACTGGCCCTCCTCGATCACCCTCGTCGTGACCGAGCGCGACCCGGCGCTGGCGCTGCGCGGGGCCGGCACCACGTGGCTCGCCGACGCCTCCGGCGTCCTCTACGAGCAGGTGGACAAACCGAGCAAGAAGCTCCCGCTCATCACGCTGCGCACCGACCCGACGGAGCTGGACCGGCAGACCGTGACCGGGCTGGCCGAGCTGTGGCGCACGCGCCCGGACCCGGACACCCTCGAGGGTGAGTTGAGCCCTCCCTCCGTGGCCCAGGACGGTTCGGTCGAGATGGACCTGGGGCAGCTCACGCTGCTGTGGGGCGCCCCCACCGACAACGAGAAGAAGTGGCACGTCGTCACCGCCCTGGTGGGGCAGGAGACCATCGACCCGGAGGGCGCGCTGGCGATGACGATCGACGTCCGGGTCCCCGGCACGCCGGTGGTCACCGGGCTTCCCGAGGCCACGGGCCGATAG
- the ftsZ gene encoding cell division protein FtsZ, whose translation MSAAQNYLAVIKVVGIGGGGVNAINRMIEVGLKGVEFIAINTDAQALLMSDADVKLDVGRELTRGLGAGADPEVGRRAAEDHTEEIEEALRGADMVFVTAGEGGGTGTGGAPVVAKIAKSLGALTIGVVTRPFTFEGRRRANQAESGIATLRDEVDTLIVIPNDRLLSISDRTVSMLDAFRSADQVLLSGVQGITDLITTPGLINLDFADVKSVMQGAGSALMGIGSARGEDRAVQAAELAISSPLLEASIEGAHGVLLSVQGGSDLGLFEINEAARLVQEAAHPEANIIFGAVIDDSLGDEVRVTVIAAGFDGGAPQTRGEGNDRALGQVHAGGTNRQQAPQQGQQRPAGGQQQPQQQRPAADQGGQRVAGAPGSQAPAHSGAPQAGQRGEQDAQQPTQGQSYEGEGGAAQQPQRPVQQPPRQVTFEDSDDLDVPDFLK comes from the coding sequence GTGTCCGCAGCGCAGAACTACCTGGCCGTCATCAAGGTCGTCGGCATCGGCGGAGGTGGCGTCAACGCCATCAACCGGATGATCGAGGTCGGCCTCAAGGGTGTCGAGTTCATCGCCATCAACACCGACGCCCAGGCCCTGCTCATGAGCGACGCCGACGTCAAGCTCGACGTCGGCCGCGAGCTGACCCGGGGGCTCGGTGCGGGAGCCGACCCGGAGGTGGGCCGCCGTGCGGCGGAGGACCACACCGAGGAGATCGAGGAGGCCTTGCGCGGGGCCGACATGGTCTTCGTCACCGCCGGGGAGGGCGGTGGCACGGGCACCGGCGGGGCGCCGGTCGTCGCCAAGATCGCCAAGAGCCTGGGGGCCCTGACCATCGGTGTGGTGACCCGGCCGTTCACCTTCGAGGGCCGGCGCCGGGCCAACCAGGCCGAGTCCGGCATCGCGACGCTGCGCGACGAGGTCGACACCCTCATCGTCATCCCCAACGACCGCCTGCTGTCGATCTCGGACCGCACGGTGTCGATGCTCGACGCGTTCCGCAGCGCCGACCAGGTGCTGCTCTCGGGTGTCCAGGGCATCACCGACCTCATCACGACGCCCGGCCTCATCAACCTCGACTTCGCCGACGTGAAGTCGGTCATGCAGGGTGCGGGCTCCGCGCTCATGGGCATCGGCTCCGCCCGGGGTGAGGACCGCGCGGTGCAGGCGGCCGAGCTCGCGATCTCCTCGCCGCTGCTCGAGGCGAGCATCGAGGGCGCCCACGGTGTCCTGCTGTCCGTCCAGGGCGGCTCGGACCTCGGGCTCTTCGAGATCAACGAGGCGGCCCGACTGGTGCAGGAGGCCGCGCACCCGGAGGCCAACATCATCTTCGGCGCGGTCATCGACGACTCCCTGGGCGACGAGGTGCGGGTGACCGTCATCGCGGCCGGCTTCGACGGCGGCGCCCCGCAGACGAGGGGCGAGGGCAACGACCGCGCGCTCGGCCAGGTGCACGCCGGCGGCACCAACCGTCAGCAGGCTCCGCAGCAGGGCCAGCAGCGGCCCGCTGGGGGCCAGCAGCAGCCCCAGCAGCAGCGTCCGGCGGCGGACCAGGGCGGGCAGCGGGTCGCCGGCGCCCCCGGCAGCCAGGCGCCCGCCCACAGCGGCGCCCCGCAGGCGGGCCAGCGGGGGGAGCAGGACGCTCAGCAGCCGACGCAGGGCCAGTCCTACGAGGGCGAGGGTGGCGCGGCCCAGCAGCCGCAGCGCCCCGTGCAGCAGCCCCCCCGCCAGGTGACCTTCGAGGACTCCGACGACCTGGACGTGCCCGACTTCCTCAAGTAA
- a CDS encoding Flp family type IVb pilin, whose product MSSIFFALATLKSRLEEADKERGATAVEYGLMVALIAAVIITAVALIGTELTGLFNTVAGRL is encoded by the coding sequence ATGTCCAGCATCTTCTTCGCCCTCGCCACCCTGAAGTCCCGTCTCGAGGAGGCCGACAAGGAGCGCGGCGCCACCGCCGTCGAGTACGGCCTGATGGTGGCCCTCATCGCCGCCGTCATCATCACCGCGGTCGCCCTGATCGGTACCGAGCTGACCGGTCTCTTCAACACGGTCGCCGGTCGCCTCTGA
- a CDS encoding TadE/TadG family type IV pilus assembly protein — protein MKAQRERGAAAVEFALVALMLITLVFGAAEFGRLWFLQSTLAAAARDGAREMAVKNDQGDAQAAAQQVFPGAAVAVTPATGACDSGGQARVVATYDADWMTGLFGSGTITLTGEGVMRCGG, from the coding sequence ATGAAAGCACAACGGGAGAGGGGAGCGGCGGCCGTCGAGTTCGCCCTCGTCGCCCTGATGCTCATCACTCTGGTTTTCGGGGCCGCCGAGTTCGGCCGGCTGTGGTTCCTCCAGTCCACCCTCGCCGCTGCGGCACGCGACGGGGCGCGGGAGATGGCGGTCAAGAACGACCAGGGCGACGCGCAGGCCGCGGCCCAGCAGGTCTTCCCGGGGGCGGCCGTGGCGGTCACCCCCGCGACCGGCGCCTGCGACAGCGGCGGCCAGGCCCGGGTGGTCGCGACCTACGACGCCGACTGGATGACCGGGCTCTTCGGCAGCGGCACGATCACCCTCACCGGGGAAGGAGTCATGCGATGCGGCGGTTGA
- a CDS encoding pilus assembly protein TadG-related protein: MRRLTQRLAGSDRERGATAVLVALLLTVMVGFTGLAVDGSATMAKRQELQNGADAAALAAAQECGENGCGAIDAVAGPYGVANVRAETASVSTDLDPDESAREVTATVTGTKTHWFLPVLGVDSTELIATATAAWGAPQRGPSMLPLAVSQCNFENAAGPVLGVQISVYMPKNGSEANGGVCNWGSDYPPGSFGWLDHAVECQVEIVVGAYVDTKTGTSTVSGCDFSSLVGETVLIPIFDDDIGTGASGKVRVTRFAALELEGIKPSNGSSAFGQACGPKPSPTADYHNTCLTGIFKEYVASPDDYLVSDDDTEVTVVTLID, from the coding sequence ATGCGGCGGTTGACCCAGCGCCTCGCCGGCTCCGACAGGGAGCGGGGGGCCACCGCTGTCCTCGTGGCGCTGCTCCTGACCGTCATGGTCGGCTTCACCGGGCTCGCTGTCGACGGCAGCGCCACCATGGCCAAGCGCCAGGAGCTGCAGAACGGCGCGGACGCCGCGGCGCTCGCCGCCGCCCAGGAGTGTGGCGAGAACGGGTGCGGAGCCATCGACGCCGTGGCCGGCCCGTACGGCGTGGCCAACGTGCGCGCCGAGACGGCCAGCGTCAGCACCGACCTGGACCCCGACGAGTCCGCCCGCGAGGTCACGGCCACCGTCACCGGTACCAAGACCCACTGGTTCCTCCCCGTCCTCGGCGTGGACAGCACCGAGCTGATAGCCACCGCCACCGCCGCGTGGGGGGCGCCGCAGAGGGGGCCGTCGATGCTGCCGCTCGCCGTCTCGCAGTGCAACTTCGAGAACGCCGCCGGCCCGGTGCTCGGGGTGCAGATCAGCGTCTACATGCCCAAGAACGGCTCCGAGGCCAACGGCGGCGTCTGCAACTGGGGCTCGGACTACCCGCCCGGTTCCTTCGGGTGGCTGGACCACGCCGTCGAGTGCCAGGTCGAGATCGTCGTGGGGGCCTATGTCGACACCAAGACCGGCACCTCGACCGTCTCCGGGTGCGACTTCTCCTCGCTCGTCGGCGAGACCGTGCTCATCCCGATCTTCGACGATGACATCGGCACCGGTGCGAGCGGCAAGGTCCGCGTCACGAGGTTCGCCGCACTGGAGCTCGAGGGGATCAAACCCAGCAACGGCAGCTCGGCCTTCGGCCAGGCCTGCGGTCCCAAGCCGAGCCCCACCGCGGACTACCACAACACCTGCCTCACCGGGATCTTCAAGGAGTACGTCGCCTCGCCCGACGACTACCTCGTCAGTGATGACGACACCGAGGTCACCGTCGTCACCCTCATCGACTAG
- the cpaB gene encoding Flp pilus assembly protein CpaB codes for MRRVIAAVLAIVLAALGIVLVLRYAQNADQRALEGMETRRVFVATEPIPEGTPARELPGLTEARRVPEAYLIGGVITDLDDLEGEVALADVPAGEQLSTARFATPDEIRGRDDFELPEEAQDLHQITVPLGTARSLGGDIAAGDTVGVFMSFEAEFQRGLYVDADGEVRWLEDLPDDAQSDSSEDGGNDSLRLDLTQLAIEKVLVTRVQGGYVPAPAPAATDEEEQDTAAAQEEESGPEEEILVTLALSGGDAERLVYAMEFGTVWLSYEPETAQEDEPDVKVVQLPELVGDVLQ; via the coding sequence ATGCGTCGAGTCATTGCTGCCGTCCTCGCGATCGTCCTCGCGGCGCTCGGCATCGTCCTGGTGCTGCGCTACGCGCAGAACGCCGATCAGCGCGCGCTGGAGGGCATGGAGACCCGTCGGGTCTTCGTCGCCACCGAGCCCATCCCCGAGGGGACGCCGGCGCGCGAGCTCCCGGGGCTGACCGAGGCCCGGCGGGTGCCCGAGGCCTACCTCATCGGCGGTGTCATCACCGACCTCGACGACCTCGAGGGCGAGGTGGCCCTTGCGGACGTCCCTGCGGGGGAGCAGCTGTCGACGGCCCGCTTCGCCACCCCCGACGAGATCCGGGGGCGCGACGACTTCGAGCTCCCCGAGGAGGCGCAGGACCTGCACCAGATCACCGTGCCGCTGGGCACGGCCCGGTCGCTCGGTGGTGACATCGCGGCTGGCGACACGGTCGGGGTGTTCATGTCGTTCGAGGCGGAGTTCCAGCGGGGTCTCTACGTCGACGCCGACGGCGAGGTGCGCTGGCTGGAGGATCTCCCAGATGACGCCCAGTCGGACTCATCCGAGGACGGCGGCAACGACAGCCTGCGGCTCGACCTCACCCAGCTCGCCATCGAGAAGGTGCTGGTCACCCGGGTTCAGGGCGGTTACGTGCCGGCCCCCGCGCCGGCGGCCACTGACGAGGAGGAGCAGGACACCGCCGCGGCTCAGGAAGAGGAGTCCGGCCCCGAGGAGGAGATCCTCGTCACCCTGGCCCTGTCCGGTGGCGACGCCGAGCGCCTGGTCTACGCCATGGAGTTCGGGACGGTCTGGCTCAGCTACGAGCCGGAGACGGCCCAGGAGGACGAGCCTGACGTCAAGGTTGTGCAGCTACCCGAGCTCGTCGGGGACGTGCTCCAGTGA
- a CDS encoding AAA family ATPase: MSATILVTSSTEAARKVRLAGGDDLTVLQPQQLPATAPQLVAMAPEPDLVSAVLLDVRAGGVAEAQALDVAGRLAAQYPSVSVLLLTDAADRLALPALRGGVRDLVDPDLSMEELRLSLRRAVESATAGTSEPQSFTGRVITVASPKGGVGKTTLATNIAAALAEQAPQGTVLVDLDVQFGDVASALDLQPTYTLGDIVVGPGLSDAMTLKTLLTRHGSGLQVVCGVHSPAEADVVTPAAVDTLLRLLKQEFRFVVLDTAPGLSEQTLAAIDHTTDLVLITSLDVPGVRGLKKELEVLDELELSPSTRHVVVNFADGDAGLTVKDVTAAIGREVDLALPRSPKVPRSTNQGRPMVSAMPKDKLSRAITGFVGRFAHLPSGNRWNGRHRGVVR; encoded by the coding sequence GTGAGTGCCACGATCCTCGTCACCTCCTCCACCGAAGCTGCCCGGAAGGTGCGGCTCGCCGGGGGCGACGACCTGACGGTGCTCCAACCGCAGCAGCTGCCGGCCACCGCGCCCCAGTTGGTGGCCATGGCCCCCGAGCCCGACCTGGTCAGCGCGGTGCTCCTGGACGTCCGGGCCGGCGGTGTCGCCGAGGCCCAGGCGCTGGACGTCGCGGGACGTCTGGCGGCCCAGTACCCGTCGGTATCCGTCCTGCTGCTCACCGACGCCGCGGACCGGCTGGCCCTGCCGGCGCTGCGCGGCGGGGTACGCGACCTGGTGGACCCGGACCTCTCGATGGAGGAGCTGCGTCTGTCGCTGCGACGGGCCGTCGAGAGCGCCACCGCGGGCACATCCGAGCCGCAGAGCTTCACCGGTCGCGTCATCACCGTCGCCTCGCCCAAGGGCGGCGTCGGCAAGACCACGCTGGCCACCAACATCGCGGCCGCGCTCGCGGAGCAGGCGCCCCAGGGCACGGTGCTGGTCGACCTGGACGTGCAGTTCGGCGATGTCGCCTCCGCGCTGGACCTCCAGCCGACCTACACCCTCGGTGACATCGTCGTCGGGCCTGGGCTCTCCGACGCCATGACCCTCAAGACGCTGCTGACCCGGCACGGGTCGGGACTCCAGGTCGTGTGTGGCGTGCACAGCCCCGCCGAGGCCGATGTCGTGACCCCGGCCGCCGTCGACACCCTGCTGCGGCTGCTCAAGCAGGAGTTCCGTTTCGTCGTGCTCGACACCGCCCCCGGGTTGAGTGAGCAGACGCTGGCCGCGATCGACCACACCACCGACCTCGTGCTCATCACCAGCCTGGACGTGCCGGGCGTGCGCGGGCTCAAGAAGGAGCTCGAGGTGCTCGACGAGCTGGAGCTGTCTCCCTCGACGCGGCACGTGGTCGTGAACTTCGCCGACGGTGATGCGGGACTGACCGTCAAGGACGTCACCGCCGCCATCGGCCGGGAGGTCGACCTCGCCCTGCCCCGCTCGCCCAAGGTGCCGCGCAGCACCAACCAGGGTCGGCCCATGGTGAGCGCCATGCCGAAGGACAAGCTGAGCCGGGCCATCACCGGTTTCGTCGGTCGCTTCGCCCATCTCCCTAGCGGGAACCGCTGGAACGGCCGACACCGAGGAGTGGTCCGATGA